A single genomic interval of Mauremys reevesii isolate NIE-2019 linkage group 24, ASM1616193v1, whole genome shotgun sequence harbors:
- the LOC120390070 gene encoding trypsin-like yields MEQLGIALLLVTAVSSQNDRIIGGAPCTPHSMPWQAALFVGSQLNCGGTLIARNWVVTAAHCHVSCPIGVRLGEHNIKRLDWTEQLRLSEKLIRHPGYNSASKDNDIMLIKLLTPANFNKNVQPLELPTSCPLSGEECVVSGWGTTKSPQLYFPPVLHCGNVSIFSQEQCRSIYPRYYTENMLCAGVMEGGIDACQGDSGGPLVCNGKLQGIVSWGTQTCALPNKPGVYISVCKYVDWIRETMNNN; encoded by the exons TGAGCAGCCAGAATGACCGGATCATCGGCGGCGCCCCCTGCACGCCTCACTCCATGCCCTGGCAGGCCGCCCTCTTTGTGGGCTCCCAGCTCAACTGTGGAGGGACCCTGATTgccaggaactgggttgtcaccGCGGCCCACTGCCACGTCAGTTG CCCCATCGGCGTGCGCCTGGGAGAGCACAACATCAAGCGTCTGGATTGGACAGAGCAGCTGCGACTCTCAGAGAAACTGATCCGCCACCCCGGCTATAACTCTGCCAGCAAGGACAATGACATCATGCTCATCAAATTGCTCACCCCGGCTAACTTCAACAAAAATGTCCAGCCCCTGGAGCTACCTACGAGTTGCCCCTTGTCTGGGGAGGAATGTGTGGTGTCCGGATGGGGAACAACAAAAAGTCCTCAAT TGTACTTCCCACCTGTTCTCCACTGTGGCAACGTGTCCATTTTCTCCCAGGAACAGTGCCGCAGTATCTACCCTCGCTACTACACTGAGAACATGCTGTGTGCTGGGGTGATGGAAGGGGGAATAGACGCGTGCCAG GGAGATTCCGGGGGACCCCTAGTCTGCAACGGGAAACTCCAGGGTATTGTGTCTTGGGGGACCCAGACATGCGCACTGCCCAACAAACCAGGTGTCTACATCAGTGTCTGTAAATATGTCGACTGGATCCGGGAGACCATGAACAACAATTGA